Proteins from a single region of Gordonia hongkongensis:
- the mshC gene encoding cysteine--1-D-myo-inosityl 2-amino-2-deoxy-alpha-D-glucopyranoside ligase — protein MQSWPDLELPAVPGSGPALRLYDTADRAVRPVAPGATATMYVCGITPYDATHLGHAATYVTFDQVNRILRDQGHEVHYVQNVTDVDDPLFERADRDGVDWRDLGARETQLFRDDMTALRVLPPRDYIGAVESVNEVVEVVGKLLASGAAYTVDDAQFPDVYFRTDATEQFGYESGYDRETMERFFAERGGDPDRPGKRDPLDALLWRAERPGEPSWESPFGPGRPGWHIECSAIALNRLGIEFDIQGGGNDLIYPHHEYSAAHGEALTGSRRFARHYVHTGMVGLDGEKMSKSRGNLVFVSVLRREGVDPAAIRLALLADHYRGDRMWTDAVLDTAVERLGRWRAALGASTGPDAEPVIARLRQHLADDLDTPKALAAVDGWCADVRNGIGSSTRAPAELAAAVDALLGIPLVPDVR, from the coding sequence ATGCAGTCGTGGCCCGATCTCGAACTCCCCGCCGTACCGGGCAGTGGACCCGCCCTCCGTCTCTACGACACCGCCGACCGTGCGGTCCGTCCCGTCGCCCCCGGGGCCACCGCGACCATGTACGTGTGCGGCATCACCCCCTACGACGCGACCCACCTGGGGCACGCCGCCACCTATGTGACCTTCGACCAGGTCAACCGGATCCTGCGCGATCAGGGCCACGAGGTCCATTACGTGCAGAACGTCACCGACGTCGACGACCCGCTGTTCGAACGGGCGGACCGGGACGGCGTCGACTGGCGTGATCTCGGGGCGCGGGAGACGCAGCTGTTCCGCGACGACATGACCGCTCTGCGCGTCCTGCCCCCGCGCGATTACATCGGCGCGGTCGAGTCGGTCAACGAGGTCGTCGAGGTCGTCGGCAAGCTGCTGGCCTCCGGGGCCGCCTACACCGTCGATGACGCGCAGTTCCCGGACGTCTATTTCCGCACCGATGCCACCGAACAGTTCGGCTACGAGTCGGGGTACGACCGCGAGACCATGGAACGGTTCTTCGCCGAGCGCGGCGGCGATCCCGATCGTCCCGGCAAGCGAGATCCGCTCGACGCGCTGCTGTGGCGCGCCGAACGTCCGGGCGAGCCGTCGTGGGAGTCGCCGTTCGGTCCGGGCCGGCCGGGCTGGCACATCGAGTGTTCGGCGATCGCGCTGAACCGGCTCGGGATCGAGTTCGACATCCAGGGCGGCGGCAACGACCTCATCTATCCGCACCACGAGTACTCGGCGGCCCACGGGGAGGCCCTCACCGGTTCGCGGCGGTTCGCCCGGCACTACGTGCACACCGGAATGGTCGGGCTCGACGGCGAGAAGATGTCGAAGAGTCGTGGCAATCTCGTGTTCGTGTCGGTCCTGCGACGCGAGGGCGTCGACCCCGCGGCCATCCGACTCGCACTGCTCGCCGACCACTACCGCGGTGACCGGATGTGGACGGACGCGGTCCTGGACACGGCCGTCGAACGCCTCGGTCGCTGGCGTGCGGCGCTCGGCGCGAGTACCGGACCCGACGCCGAACCGGTCATCGCACGGCTCCGCCAGCATCTCGCCGACGATCTCGACACCCCCAAAGCGCTTGCCGCAGTGGACGGTTGGTGCGCGGATGTCCGCAACGGAATCGGTTCGTCGACGAGGGCGCCCGCCGAACTCGCGGCCGCGGTCGACGCGCTGCTGGGAATCCCGCTCGTCCCCGACGTCCGATAG
- the metH gene encoding methionine synthase, giving the protein MSPDFSGTDPRDFDTTFLSAMSRRVLIGDGAMGTMLQAADLTLDDFRGLEGCNEILNDTRPDVLEGIHRAYFEAGADAVETNTFGCNLSNLGDYDIADRIRELSYKGTAIARGVADEMGPSTDGTDRFVLGSIGPGTKLPSLGHTTYAVIRDAYLECVIGMLEGGADAILIETSQDLLQVKSAVVAARRAMERVGRKIPIISHVTVETTGTMLLGSEIGAALTALEPLGIDLIGLNCATGPAEMSEHLRYLSKHARIPVSVMPNAGLPVLGANGAEYPLTPEELAQAMSQFVGEFGLQFVGGCCGTTPEHIRQVADAVSEVTPATRTPEHESETSSLYSAVPFDQDASFLVIGERTNTNGSKAFREAMIAEDYQKCLDIAKDQTRDGAHMLDLNVDYVGRDGAADMTALASRFATSSTLPIMLDSTEPEVIRAGLESLGGRCAVNSVNYEDGDGPDSRFTKIMQLVVEHGAAVVALTIDEEGQARTADWKVRVAERLIADITGNWGLAEEDIILDTLTFPISTGQEEVRRDGIETIEAIRRLHEAHPDVHFTLGISNISFGLNPAARQVLNSVFLHECVQAGLDTAIVHASKILPMARIPEEHREVALDLVYDRRREGYDPLQKLMELFEGVSAASARESRAQELAKLPLFERLERRIVDGERNGLTDDLDEAMTQVPPLSIINDTLLAGMKTVGELFGSGQMQLPFVLQSAEVMKTAVAHLEPHMEATGEDGKGRIVLATVKGDVHDIGKNLVDIILSNNGYEVVNIGIKQPIATILDVAADKRADVIGMSGLLVKSTVVMKENLEEINSRGLADEYPVLLGGAALTRSYVENDLSETYEGDVHYARDAFEGLRLMDDIMATKRGGGPDPDSDEAKAAAEKAAERKARHERSKRIAAKRKAAEEPVEVPARSDVAADNEIPTPPFWGSRIVKGVPIADYMQLLDERALFLGQWGLRGARGGDGPSYEDLVETEGRPRLRYWIDRLSTENILQHAAVVYGYYPAVSEGDTVHVLTEPEPDAPVRFSFTFPRQQRSRFLCIADFIRSRADAKAAGKVDVLPFQLVTMGQPIADFANKLFADNAYRDYLEVHGIGVQLTEALAEYWHQRVRSELAFGDRTMASEDPENAQGFFDLEYRGARFSFGYGACPDLEDRAKMMELLEPGRIGVELSEELQLHPEQSTDAFVLHHPEAKYFNT; this is encoded by the coding sequence ATGTCCCCTGACTTCTCCGGAACCGATCCACGCGATTTCGACACGACATTTCTGTCGGCGATGTCGCGTCGGGTACTGATCGGCGACGGGGCGATGGGCACCATGCTGCAGGCCGCGGATCTGACGCTCGACGACTTCCGTGGCCTCGAGGGTTGCAACGAAATCCTCAACGACACCCGGCCCGACGTCCTCGAGGGCATCCACCGTGCGTACTTCGAGGCCGGCGCCGACGCTGTGGAAACCAACACCTTCGGGTGCAACCTGTCGAATCTGGGCGATTACGACATCGCGGACAGGATCCGGGAGCTGTCGTACAAGGGAACGGCGATCGCGCGCGGCGTCGCCGACGAGATGGGTCCCTCGACCGACGGCACCGACCGTTTCGTCCTGGGTTCGATCGGGCCGGGCACCAAGCTGCCCAGCCTCGGCCACACCACGTACGCGGTCATCCGCGACGCCTACCTGGAATGCGTCATCGGCATGCTCGAGGGCGGTGCCGACGCGATCCTGATCGAGACCTCGCAGGATCTGCTGCAGGTGAAATCGGCGGTGGTGGCCGCCCGCCGTGCGATGGAGCGGGTGGGCCGCAAGATCCCGATCATCTCCCACGTCACGGTCGAGACGACCGGCACGATGCTCCTCGGCTCGGAGATCGGTGCCGCGCTGACAGCGCTGGAGCCGCTCGGTATCGATCTGATCGGCCTGAACTGCGCCACCGGTCCCGCCGAGATGAGCGAGCACCTGCGGTACCTCTCCAAGCACGCGCGCATCCCCGTGTCGGTGATGCCCAACGCCGGTCTGCCGGTCCTCGGAGCCAACGGTGCCGAGTACCCGCTGACGCCCGAGGAACTCGCGCAGGCCATGTCGCAGTTCGTGGGGGAGTTCGGTCTGCAGTTCGTCGGCGGTTGCTGCGGCACGACACCCGAACACATCCGGCAGGTAGCGGACGCGGTGTCCGAGGTGACCCCGGCGACCCGGACCCCGGAACACGAGTCGGAGACGTCGTCGCTGTACTCTGCGGTGCCCTTCGACCAGGATGCCAGCTTCCTGGTGATCGGTGAGCGCACGAACACCAACGGCTCGAAGGCCTTCCGCGAGGCGATGATCGCCGAGGACTACCAGAAGTGCCTCGACATCGCGAAGGACCAGACCCGCGACGGCGCCCACATGCTCGACCTCAACGTCGACTACGTCGGTCGCGACGGGGCCGCCGACATGACCGCTCTCGCCAGCCGGTTCGCGACCTCGTCGACGCTGCCGATCATGCTCGACTCCACCGAGCCGGAGGTCATCCGAGCCGGTCTGGAGTCGCTGGGCGGGCGCTGCGCGGTGAACTCGGTCAACTACGAGGACGGCGACGGACCGGACTCGCGGTTCACCAAGATCATGCAGCTGGTCGTCGAGCACGGGGCGGCGGTCGTCGCGCTCACCATCGACGAGGAGGGGCAGGCGCGTACCGCGGACTGGAAGGTCCGGGTGGCCGAGCGGCTGATCGCCGACATCACCGGCAACTGGGGACTCGCCGAAGAGGACATCATCCTCGACACGCTGACCTTCCCGATCTCGACGGGTCAGGAAGAGGTCCGACGCGACGGCATCGAGACCATCGAGGCCATCCGCCGGCTGCACGAGGCCCACCCCGACGTGCACTTCACGCTGGGCATCTCGAACATCTCCTTCGGGCTCAATCCCGCTGCGCGACAGGTGCTCAACTCGGTCTTCCTGCACGAGTGCGTACAGGCCGGCCTCGACACCGCGATCGTGCACGCGTCGAAGATCCTGCCGATGGCCCGGATCCCGGAGGAGCACCGCGAGGTCGCCCTCGACCTCGTCTACGACCGGCGACGCGAGGGCTACGACCCGCTGCAGAAGCTCATGGAGCTGTTCGAGGGTGTCTCGGCGGCCTCGGCGCGTGAGTCGCGGGCCCAGGAACTGGCGAAGCTGCCGCTGTTCGAGCGCCTGGAGCGCCGGATCGTCGACGGCGAGCGCAACGGTCTGACCGACGACCTCGACGAGGCGATGACCCAGGTCCCGCCGCTGTCGATCATCAACGACACGCTGCTGGCCGGGATGAAGACCGTCGGCGAACTCTTCGGTTCGGGCCAGATGCAGCTGCCGTTCGTGCTGCAGTCCGCCGAGGTGATGAAAACCGCGGTGGCGCATCTCGAGCCGCACATGGAGGCCACCGGCGAGGACGGCAAGGGACGCATCGTCCTCGCCACCGTCAAGGGCGACGTGCACGACATCGGCAAGAACCTCGTCGACATCATCCTGTCCAACAACGGCTACGAGGTCGTCAACATCGGCATCAAGCAGCCGATCGCGACCATCCTCGACGTCGCCGCGGACAAGCGGGCGGACGTCATCGGGATGTCCGGGCTGCTGGTGAAGTCGACCGTGGTGATGAAGGAGAACCTCGAGGAGATCAACTCCCGCGGGCTCGCCGACGAGTACCCGGTCCTCCTCGGCGGCGCCGCGCTCACCCGCTCCTACGTCGAGAACGACCTCTCCGAGACCTACGAGGGCGACGTGCACTATGCGCGTGACGCTTTCGAGGGGCTGCGCCTGATGGATGACATCATGGCGACCAAGCGGGGCGGGGGACCCGACCCGGACAGCGACGAGGCGAAGGCCGCGGCGGAGAAGGCGGCCGAACGCAAGGCTCGGCACGAGCGATCGAAGCGCATCGCGGCCAAGCGCAAGGCCGCCGAGGAACCCGTCGAGGTGCCGGCCCGCTCGGATGTGGCTGCCGACAACGAGATCCCGACCCCGCCGTTCTGGGGGTCGCGGATCGTCAAGGGCGTCCCGATCGCGGACTACATGCAGCTCCTCGACGAGCGCGCGCTGTTCCTGGGTCAGTGGGGTCTTCGGGGCGCCCGCGGTGGTGACGGGCCGTCGTATGAGGATCTCGTCGAGACCGAGGGTCGTCCGCGACTGCGGTATTGGATCGATCGCCTGTCGACCGAGAACATCCTGCAGCACGCCGCGGTGGTCTACGGGTACTACCCGGCGGTCAGCGAGGGCGACACCGTCCACGTGCTCACCGAGCCGGAACCGGATGCGCCGGTGCGGTTCAGCTTCACGTTCCCGCGTCAGCAGCGGTCGCGGTTCCTGTGCATCGCGGACTTCATCCGGTCCCGCGCCGACGCGAAGGCGGCCGGCAAGGTCGACGTGCTGCCGTTCCAGCTCGTCACCATGGGACAGCCGATCGCCGACTTCGCCAACAAGCTGTTCGCCGACAACGCCTACCGCGACTACCTCGAGGTGCACGGCATCGGCGTGCAGCTGACCGAGGCGCTCGCCGAATACTGGCACCAGCGGGTGCGCAGCGAACTCGCGTTCGGCGACCGCACGATGGCCAGCGAGGACCCGGAGAACGCCCAGGGCTTCTTCGATCTCGAATACCGCGGCGCGCGTTTCTCGTTCGGTTACGGCGCCTGCCCCGACCTCGAGGACCGCGCGAAGATGATGGAGTTGCTCGAGCCAGGGCGGATCGGCGTCGAACTGTCCGAGGAGTTGCAGTTGCATCCCGAGCAGTCGACCGACGCGTTCGTGTTGCACCATCCGGAGGCGAAGTACTTCAACACCTGA
- a CDS encoding crotonase/enoyl-CoA hydratase family protein produces the protein MTVLERSEGPVRIIGIDRPDRRNAVDRATADALADAFRRFDADDSVSVAVLYGEGGTFCAGADLKAISDGDPNRVAPDGDGPMGPTRMTLSKPVIAAISGHAVAGGLELALWADLRVVGDDAVFGVFCRRWGVPLIDGGTVRLPRLIGESRAMDLVLTGRAVPADEALSIGLANRVVPSGTALPAAITLATEIAAFPQTCVRQDRLSVLEQDGLSADAAIANELRHGMVSLASDTLAGASRFAGGAGRHGEGVGS, from the coding sequence ATGACGGTTCTGGAGCGGTCCGAGGGGCCGGTGCGGATCATCGGGATCGACCGGCCGGATCGGCGCAACGCCGTCGACCGCGCGACCGCCGATGCGCTGGCGGATGCCTTCCGGCGGTTCGACGCCGACGACTCGGTGTCGGTCGCGGTGCTCTACGGCGAAGGCGGGACCTTCTGCGCCGGAGCCGATCTCAAGGCCATCTCGGACGGTGACCCGAATCGGGTGGCACCCGACGGTGACGGCCCCATGGGTCCGACCCGGATGACGTTGTCCAAGCCGGTCATCGCGGCGATCTCCGGGCACGCCGTGGCCGGCGGACTGGAGCTGGCGCTGTGGGCGGACCTGCGTGTGGTCGGCGACGACGCCGTCTTCGGGGTGTTCTGCCGGCGCTGGGGCGTCCCGCTGATCGACGGCGGCACGGTCCGTTTGCCCCGTCTGATCGGCGAGAGCCGGGCCATGGATCTCGTGCTGACCGGCCGGGCGGTACCCGCCGATGAGGCCCTGTCGATCGGGCTCGCCAATCGCGTCGTGCCGTCGGGGACTGCGCTACCGGCCGCGATCACGCTGGCCACCGAGATCGCCGCGTTCCCGCAGACGTGTGTGCGGCAGGACCGGTTGTCGGTCCTCGAGCAGGACGGCCTGAGCGCGGATGCGGCCATCGCCAACGAACTCCGACACGGCATGGTCTCGCTGGCGTCCGACACCCTGGCCGGCGCAAGCAGATTCGCCGGCGGCGCGGGCCGCCACGGTGAGGGCGTGGGGAGCTAG
- a CDS encoding IS110 family transposase — protein sequence MTRFRGIVRRDHAVAAIDLASNKQVVAVVDHDSRIVARRTFHCAPPQLATAIEWSRTAAAAAGFAGIVIACEPTGHRWKTVRDLTAAVGVQMVCVQPIAVARARETEDFTHDKSDDKDALLIARLTTQLHIYLPEHADEQWTRLRHLGVRRSQQLTRRGAAQQQARDLLEGAWPHALDCAGQPFKSVTWLAAMAVIGADPTPLTAQGSREQAVAWLREHVRAELPCWGGRRVTTRILVAIVDAAFAVQTETTITAEAGALERARYALADFHHARTACEQVEAAMIEVLTGLGLHELAGSIPGVSAVSVAAILAETGDLTRFDSARAVVKHAGLCPRENSSGAYRGATRISGRGRPLLRVAAWRAAFAALTHNEVYAARYRHLTSREANRLNPNQARVAIAAALLRQLYVVITTATPWNPDIAAGRTRPVERTAA from the coding sequence TTGACCCGGTTCCGGGGCATCGTGCGCCGCGACCACGCGGTCGCAGCGATCGATCTGGCATCGAACAAACAAGTCGTCGCGGTGGTCGATCACGACTCCCGCATCGTGGCGCGCCGCACGTTTCACTGCGCGCCACCACAGTTGGCCACCGCGATCGAGTGGAGCCGTACCGCCGCTGCTGCTGCCGGGTTTGCCGGCATCGTCATCGCGTGTGAACCGACCGGGCATCGCTGGAAAACGGTCCGAGACCTGACCGCGGCGGTCGGGGTGCAGATGGTGTGTGTGCAGCCGATCGCGGTGGCACGGGCCCGAGAGACCGAAGACTTCACCCACGACAAATCCGATGACAAAGACGCCCTGCTGATCGCACGGCTGACCACCCAACTTCATATCTATCTGCCCGAACACGCCGACGAGCAATGGACCCGGCTACGTCACCTCGGCGTACGCCGATCCCAGCAACTCACCCGCCGTGGTGCGGCGCAGCAACAAGCCCGCGACCTCCTCGAAGGCGCCTGGCCCCACGCCCTTGACTGCGCCGGGCAACCGTTCAAATCGGTGACCTGGCTGGCCGCGATGGCCGTCATCGGCGCTGACCCGACACCCCTGACCGCCCAGGGCAGCCGGGAACAGGCGGTGGCGTGGCTCCGCGAACACGTACGCGCCGAACTGCCCTGCTGGGGTGGGCGTCGGGTCACTACCCGCATCCTGGTCGCGATCGTCGATGCCGCTTTCGCCGTCCAGACCGAGACCACGATCACCGCCGAGGCCGGTGCGCTGGAACGGGCCCGCTACGCCTTGGCCGACTTTCACCACGCCCGCACCGCCTGCGAGCAGGTCGAGGCGGCCATGATCGAGGTCCTCACCGGGCTGGGCCTGCACGAACTCGCCGGATCCATTCCCGGAGTATCGGCGGTCTCGGTGGCGGCGATCCTCGCCGAAACCGGTGACCTGACCCGCTTCGACTCGGCGCGGGCGGTAGTCAAACATGCCGGACTATGCCCCCGGGAGAACTCCTCCGGCGCCTACCGCGGCGCCACCCGCATCAGTGGTCGTGGCCGGCCGCTGTTGCGGGTCGCCGCCTGGCGAGCGGCGTTCGCGGCGTTGACCCACAACGAGGTATACGCCGCCCGCTATCGGCACCTGACCAGCCGAGAAGCAAACCGCCTCAACCCCAACCAGGCCCGGGTAGCGATCGCCGCGGCTCTGTTGCGGCAGCTATACGTCGTCATCACCACCGCCACGCCGTGGAACCCTGACATCGCTGCCGGCCGTACCCGACCCGTAGAAAGGACCGCCGCCTGA